Genomic DNA from Leptospira broomii serovar Hurstbridge str. 5399:
AGAATCGCTTCACGGCGAAGATTGGAAACTCTATGCATTAGAAATTCCTTTAGGACCGGAAACTAACGAGTCCGTTTTCTTTTGCGCTTGGAAACTTCTTCAATCGATCGGAAAATCCAACATTCTATTTCTTGTCCCGGAAGAATTGAATGAAAGATGGGAGGTCCTACTCTCTAAAATGGTCCTTTCCTCCTTCCCGCATTTAGCTCCAGGAGAATTAGGAGCATGGTTCCCTTCTTTATCCGGTGATTCTGAACCGATATTATTAAACGACTTTAAAAGTTTCATTTCTAGAAGAAAACCTCCGAGAGAAATTCCGGAGGGAAACCGAGGTGAATTCTCCGTATTCTTGAGCGAATTACCTCTCTCTTTTCGAGAAATTAGTTTAGGCGGCTCTCACCCGGAAAACGGAACTAGTAACGACGTAAGAAACGGGAAAAACGGTAAGCCCGAAGAAAAACAGCAAATTAAAATTAAGGAATCTGAATCCGCTACGACTCCCGAATCCAACGGCAAATCGACTCCCGAAGCTTCCGAAGATTTTGCAAAGCCGGACGATCTCGATCTTCCCGTAGCATCGATAGAATCTATCACCGAATCGAACGAAAGCGCGGCTGATTCTAAATTAGAGGTCCCTCCTCCCAAAGAAACCAAAAAAGAAATCCAGGCTCCCGTAATCGCGACAATGTCGCCTGCGGATCAAACTAAGGCAAAATTTCCGCTTCAATTAAAATTAATGGGAGTCATCTCCCTATTAATGACCGTCACCGTTTCTACAGTCATCCTTTACGCTTCCAGCGAATTCAAAAAAAATTACGAAGTTCGGGTTTTAGAAACGAACTTCTCCTTGGTAAACATACTAGGTATTAAAGTTAAGTCCGATTTGAAGGATATCCGGGACAAAGGAAAATCTCTTACGGATAAATTAATCGATCCAAAAGGGCCGGGAGCCTACGCGGATCTATTTTTTCGAAATGAGCCGGACTTTCTATTAGTCGGAATTTATAAAGTCCAAGGACAATCCTTAAAAAAGGATGTGGTACTTCATAACGATTCGTATCTGGAAGGAATTTCTTCGAATCGTGAAGAGTTGGACTCGGCGATCAAAGGTAAAGAATCGACTTTTTTAAAAACTCTCAATTCGGACGGTCGAATCGATAATCTGACTCCGGATTTCAAAGAACCGGCCTTTGCCATCTCGGTAGCCGACGCTTCCAAAAGCAGAATTTTGATTTATGTTCTTAGATCGGAAAGACTTCTAAGTGCATTCCAAAAACAGGATATTAACGTTCCGTTTTTAATCAACGGAGACGGAGATCTAATCGCTCATTACGATCCGCAACTTCTCGCCTCTCAAACGAATTGGGCCGATTTACCCATCTTCGAAACCATGCTCTCTGCCGTCCGCGAAGATAGTCAGCAAACTCGCTATCAAGATTCTTCCGGGACTAGATACTACGGGTCGTTTCAAAAAGTGGGTTTCGGCGGAGCCGGAGTTATCGTCACTGTACCTGAAGAGAAAGTCTTCGAGATGGTTTACAGAATTCAGACAAAAAATCTTCTAATCATGGCGATCGCATTGTGTATGGCCTTGATAATCGTATTTTTCCTCGCGAGAAATATTACAATTCCCTTATTAGCTCTCCTAAACGCAACCGTCGAAATAGCGAAGGGAAATTTCCGGATCGGAATTAAATCCACGACGAAGGACGAAGTTGGCCTTTTGACCGATTACTTCGTAACCATGGGTAAGGGTCTCGAGGAGAGGGAAAAAGTGAAGGACGCCCTAGGTCGATTCGTTAACAAAGAGATCGCCGAAATGGTACTAAATCAAGAGTTGACCTTGGGCGGGGAAAGAAAGATGTGCGCGATCTTTTTTTCCGACATTCGATCCTTCACTGCAATCTCCGAAAAATTACAACCCGAAGAAGTCGTCGAATTCCTAAACGAATATATGACCGAAATGGTTCACTGTGTAAATCAGACTCACGGGATTGTGGATAAATTTATCGGCGATGCAATCATGGCGACTTGGGGTGCCTTGAAGTCTTCGGGGAATCAGGACGCCGAAAACGCCGTAAACGGCGCATTACTAATGCGTAAAGCTCTCCAGAAATTCAACGAAGGACGAGGCGGTGATAAAAGGCCGGTGATTCGGATCGGCTGTGGATTGAATTATGGACCGGTGATTGCCGGACAAATCGGTTCGGAAGAGCGACTCGAATACACCGTCATCGGTGATGCAGTAAACTTAGCCTCCAGAGTCGAAGCTTTAAATAAACCCTTCGGAACGGACGTGCTTATCACGCAGGATTTATACGATCACGTTCGGGACATCTTTGCGGTCGAAAAAATGCAATCTATCAAAGTGAAAGGGAAAGCGGAGCCTCAAGTAATCTATGCCGTATTAGGAAGAAAGGACGACCCTACAATCCCGGCCTCCGTCGCAGATCTACGAAAACTCATCGGGATCGAATTCGATGCTAAGAAAGCTAAGCATGATGGGGAGCCCGAAGAGGAAGTAAAATATGAGATTCTTGACTGACGCAAAATTCGTAGTCACTGGTCTCATACTGTTGATTATCTTTTTCTCGTCCTTACTTTATATGTATGCGAATGCGGGACCGAAGACGGGAAATAATAAGATCGTAGGCGAACTCAAATCCAAACAACTTAAGATTTTAAGAAAGTTGGATTCTGAAGTTGTTTGGGAAGAACTAGATCCGAGCGATCCGATTCGCTTTAGAGACACGATCCGTACTGAGGAGGGTTCGGTAGCCGTGCTTCTGTTTAAGGACGGAAATAACTCTACGGAAATTCAGATGGGTGAGCGAAGTATGATTCTTATCGAAGATACCGATAAGATTAGTTTCGTATCCGGTTCCCTATCCGCGACCAACAGCGGAGACGCAAGCAAGTTGCAGATTAGTTCCGGAGATACAAAGATATCTTTGGCTAACTCCAATGTAAAACTTTCTAAAGACGAAGGAAAGGCTTTAAATTTGGAAGTGAAGGAGGGACAGGCCAAAGTCGTCTCATCATCGGGAGAAAGCGTCCTAAACGGGAATCAAGCGGCTGAACTTAAAGGAAATACGTTAGAAGTTCGCACGTTAAAATTAGAGCAAATCGCTCCGGCAGACGGTGCAACAGTACCGGTAAAGGGAGAAACTTCAACGTTGCGTTTTGCCTGGAAACCCGAAGCGGGGGTAAAAAACTATTATTTAGAAATCGCGAAAGATCCATCCTTTCGTATCGGACTCAAACGAATTCCCTCGACCGGCTCGGAAGTTTCGGTTAACGTTTCTGTCGGAAATTACTTTTGGAAAGTTGTCGGTAAAAATCCGAAAACGGGTAAGGACGAATCCAGCTTGGCTAGAAATTTAAGGGTTCTTTCTTGGAACAGTCCTAGATTGCTCTCCCCCGCTGCAAAAGAGACATTTACTTTCACAACCGGTCTTCCCGTGATTCGTTTTCAATGGTCGGTCATGGATCCTACCGCCAAATACACTTTGGAGATCGCGGAAGATTCAGGCTTTAAACAAATTGCATTGAGATCCGAATCCAAATCTGGCTTCGCCAAATGGGAATCTAAGTCCGAAGGTAATTTTTTCGCACGCGTAAGAATGTATTCCGACCGAGAAGGATTTTCAGAGGAAGTATCTGCGGCGATACCGTTTTCCGTCAGGAAATTAGCCGAAGCGGAACCTCCCCGTTTGCACCGCCCGCTGTCCGAAGAAGAAATCGGATTAAGGATTTTCAAAACCGGAAATTCCTTTTTCAGTTGGTCGGCTAATCGGGAATTTCAATCCTATACTTTAGAAATATCTAATGAATCTGAATTTAAAAATATCCTTTTATCTCGTACCGTATCGGCTAATTTTCTCAAGCCGGAATTCGATTGGAAAGAGGGTGTTTATTTCTGGAAAGTACGGGGCAATTTGAAAGACGGCGGAAAGAGAGATTCCTTGCCTCAAAAATTCGTTCTTAAACATATCGATTTCGTAAAGCTATCTTCTCCGAAAGACGGCACGGAATCCGGACATCCTTCCGATGGAAAAATAATTCTTCGTTGGGACAGACCGGATCCAAGCGGGCTCTATAGAGTCGAATTAGCGAGAGATGCATCCTTCGAAACGAAACTCTCTGATTCCAAGGTGAGGTCGGGCGCTCTTTCGGTTACTTTACCGTCACCGGGTTCCTTCTATTGGAGGGTCAGCTTAGTGACTCCAAGCGGAGAAACTCTCGTTTCCAGTTCGGTGGCGAATTTTCGAACCACCGATTCTGCCCCGTTTGTAACTCCGGTATATCCGAGAGACCGGGATAAAATCGACTTAGACGAAAAAGAAAGCCTTTCTTTCTACTGGGAAACGCAGGGAACTCCCGAAATTTACGTTTTAGAATTACTCGAATCCCAAGGAAAAAACTGGAAACCGATCTTAAAAAAGGAAATTCGGGGAGAAACTTTCGAATTTCGAGAGTTGTATAAACTAAGGGAAGGAAAATATCAGTGGAGATTAAGCGCTAAATACAAGGACGACGCGGGAAAAATTAGGACTACAATTCCTTTATCAAGGGAATTCAACGTTCTTCTATCCGCAACGTTAAAGGCGCCTGAAGTTCTGACTCCGAAGGAAATTTATGTCGAATAGTCGTTTTACATCCCATCAAGTAATGCGCCTATTCATTATAGCGAGCTGCATACTTTTTTCTTTTTCCCTCTTTGCAAAAGACAAGGATGACGGAGTCAAATTGGAATGGAAAGCAATTCCGGATTCCGGCGGATACCTGGTCGAGATCAAGGATTCGAACGGAAGAATCATACGCGAAAAAACGTCTGCCACGCAAATCATCGTGGATTTAAAACCCGGAACCTACGAACACCGTATCGGAGTTTTGAACCGATATGGTCGAGTTTCTATTTTTTCATCTTGGATTCCGTTTGATGTTATTCTTTCTCGACCTCCCGTCCTAACCTCCTATACGAAAAATTCGTATTTGAGTCAAGATCTTCCGGAAACTTTCGAACTGAAAGGTAAGTATCTAACTGATGTTACGAAAGTTTCCCTAAGAGACTCTAACGGAGAGGAAGTTCAGATCATCAAGTCCATCGAATATAAGGAACCTGATACGATCCTAGTTTACTTCGATAAGAAGAAAGTCCCGGAAGGGATCCTTTCTTTGCGATTGGAAAACCCTCGGAACAAAATTACCGAAACGGAAGCCTTTTTACTCGTCGCCGATACTCCTGAGCGACTTGCAGCGTTACAGAAACGATCAACTCCGAAAGAACCGTTCCGTTTCGATTATGGTGCAATCGCAAGGTCGGCAGTACTTCCAGGGTGGGGGCAAATATATCAGGAAAAATCCAAAATCAGATCCTATGCGTTTCCGTTTTTGATCGCAGCCGCCGGGGCCTACACTTACTATAAAGGGGAGTCGTATCTTCATTCGGTGAAAGATTATGATGCCGCACGTAGAACGAACGCATTGTTAGGTTATAGCGTTGCTCAAACTGGGAATGTCGCCGTTTATCCTTTAGCAGTGGTTAATTATTTGCAAATTCCCGGCAAATACAGCATCGCCTCTTCTGCTTATCATCAAGTCGAACTTTCTATAGGTATATTAGCATTTCTTTATGCTCTCAATCTCGCGGATGCGGCCTTTTTTCCGGGCTCGAGACAAGTAAAGATTGAAGGGACGGATAAAACGGCAAGTTGGTCTCCTGTTATAAGAAACGAAAGAGACGGAGGCGGTTCCTCGTTCGCCTCTTCCAACCAACAATATTTACGCCAGAGAGTCGAAGTCGGGGTTCAATTTTCATGGTAGAAAATTGCCTTGCTGATTTTCGATTTAAGAACCGACTATTTTATATCGTATCACGATCTTTCGTTTTCCGGTCCGCTTTAATCTTATTGTTTTCGGTCTTTTTTACGGACTGTTATAAAAAGCCAGTGCAAGGTTCAGTAATGGATTTTCTCACGTTTAGTTCTGCGTCGGCCGTATCGACGACTCCTGTTCCGGTAAACGTCCAAGTTACCGGGTTGGGAGGAAATGCTTTAGTCGTAAGCAATAGTCTAAATGAATCGCTGACCTTCAACTCTGACGGTACGCTGACATTTCCGACTGCGGTCGCTGCCATAAATTCGTACAATGTGCAGATCGTATCAGGGCCTCCCGTGGCTAGCAATTTGTCATGTCGGATCAATAACCCGAATGGACCTATCACTTATCCGTCTACGTTAATCGTAATACAATGCGCCCAGGCCTTCAATAATTTGAACGTCACCGTTGTAGGAATTGCCTCGGGTAATACTTCTACTCTATTAATTCAAAATTCCACCGATACTCTTTCCTTTACGGGAAACGGAACCCAAATCTTCGCAAATCAAGTAGGAGCCGGTAACGCATATAATGTTCAAATCCTATCGGCGCCTACCGGGCATAATTGCGCCGTCACAACAATACCGAACCCCGGAACGATGCCAAACAGCGCGTTTACAATTAACATAAACTGTCTGAGTGCGATCGCATTTTCTCCCAATTCCATGCTAGTTCCCCAATCCAGTTCCGCATTTATTAAATTTTCCTCTCACGGTATTAATTCCTGCGTTATCAACGGCGCCGCAACTATTGCCGGAAGAACGAATATAGGATCAGGAAACGTCACCATTACCACATTAGCGGCGCCAAACGACGATATGATTCAGCTAACGCCAGGTCCCGCCGCTTACTGGGGAATCAGCGCCGGGCAAGTCTTCGTGAACTTAACCGGTTGCAAGGACGGAGCAGGAAATTCCGTAGTGAATCCGACAGGAGTTTGGTACAACTTTAACGTCACTTCAAACGTTATGTACGTTTCATTTACGGGAGGAAACGATTTAAATAACTGTAATTCGATCTCCACTGAATGCAGAACCATTCAAAGAGGGGTCAACGCCTGCAACGCAACCGGCACGGTATGCTACGTCCTGGTACAAGGAGGATCGACCTATCCTATCACCGTAACCGCTACCGATCAGATCGTATTAAATGCTAAAACTTCCGTCTTAGGCAGCTATGATGCGACCTTTACCGTTCAGGACGTAAAAAACAATCCTTCAATTATTTCAGACAATCAAGCTTGTGCGGGGGCTTATCCCGGAAGTATTTGCACTCCGGTTCTTATAACTACCGCCGCCCTAACTTTGGCCTCAGACTTCGTTCAATTTAGCGGGTTTGTCGTAAAAGCATTACCAAATGCGGACGCTTCCGCCGCAATTCTCATCGGAGGGACTGCAGGTCCCGGGCAGATACGAATCGGTGGGAATGTTTTGGACGGTGGCCAAGCAAGTGCTAATGCAGCTTTAGGAGGAAAAGTCGGAATCTATATAACGTCCAGCGCAAACGTCTTGGTCGGATTCAATTACATCTACGGAGGTTCCGGAAGAAATATATCTGCCGGCGTCGTAATCGATAGTTCCTCGGTAGTTTTAGCTTATAATCGGATCAATGGAATGCAATCAGCTCCGACCGGCTATAGCTCGGGAGTAATTGTCCAAAACTTCACTGCGGCGAATGTCTCTGCGATCACCAATAATGAAATTAACGGAATCCAATATTTGAACCAAGCGGCGATTCTTCCGGTTATCTCTTACGGAATTCAGGCTACGAGTTCTGCGGATCCGACGAATTTATATATCTTTAATAATAGTATTTACCTTGGAAATGCTACGTCGGGTGCGTTGGGCAATGCTACCGGAATCATAGCCCAAAGTCTCGCTGGACTTCCGTACAGCATTTATAACAATCAAATATTCGGACAATCAGGATCTCTTCCCAGTAACGGAGTGGGATTAGCGATCGGAAATTTGCCTGGAGCAGGATCGATAGTACGAGGTAATAATTTCTATACTAACATTCCTGCTATCATCGGAGGAGCGCAATATTCCGTTTGCAGTACTTTTACCCTTTCATCGACTATTTGTTCGGCGCCTACACTTCCGCCTACAGGTAATTTCACCAATTCGTATAACGCAAACCCGAATTTTATAGCCACCGCATCCGAAGATTTCGTTTTCTTCCCGAAATCACCCGGCGCGCTCGGAACTCCTTCTTCGTCAACAATGCCCTGCACTTCGATGTATGGGGGAGTTACACCTACGATTCCTGCAGCATATCTACCTTTATTCAATACGGACCTCGCTTTAACCACCAGAACCACGACACCATATATCCTACAGCCGTTAGGTTCGAATGCCGTATCCGTCGGAGCTTTTGAACTAAATTCGAATTGCCTCTAGACTTCCTTTGAAGCCAGGTCTTCCCATTGTTCGACTTTCCGGACAAGCTCTTCTTGGATTGTCGTTAATCTTTCTCCGGAGATCTTTGCCTTTTCCGGAGATGCGGTTCCTGACTGCAACGTCTCGACGAGAATTCGTTCTTCCGACTCCAACTCAGCGATCTCCTTTTCCAGCATTTCTAGCTTGCGCTTGTCTTGATAACCGAGCCCTTTCTTTTTTAAGGATGACGAGTCTTTGGAAGAAATCACAGGCTTTTGTTCCTCGCCTTCCGGATTTCTTTCTCGATAAAATTTATACTCGAGATATTCCGAATAGTTTCCGGGGAACCTTTCGATATTTCCCTTTCCGTCCATTATAAATATATAATCGACAACCCTATCCATAAAATAGCGGTCGTGCGACACCACCAAGACCACACCGGGAAAATCCTGTAAAAAATCCTCCAAGACCGAAAGAGTGGGAATATCCAAGTCGTTAGTAGGTTCGTCAAGAACGAGAAAATTAGGATTCTTCATCAATAGAACGACAAGATACAGTCTTCTTTTTTCCCCGCCGGAAAGTCTTTCGATCTTTGTCATTTGCAGTTGAGGCGGGAACAGGAACCTTTCCAAGAATTGAGACGCCGACCATAAGGATCCGTCCACCATTCTAACTGTAGGAGCTACTTCCTCTTTTAGATAATCCAAGACTCTTTTATCGCCGGGTAAATCGCGAGTAAGCTGATCAAAATATCCGAACGTAGTATTTACTCCCGAAGATACGTCCCCTGAATCCGGCTTTTCCCTACCGGTCACTATATTCAAAAAAGTAGTTTTCCCCGCCCCATTCGGACCAACGACTCCGATGCGCTCTCGACTTTTAAAGATGTAGGAAAAACCTCCGATAAGAGAGGAAGAATAGGATTTCTTAATATTTTTAAGTTCTAATATTTTTCCACCTAACCGCCTTCCTGACACCGAAATATCCAAAACAATGTCTTTCCCGCTTTTCTTACGATCCAAGACTTCCAATACTCTGTCGGTTCTCGCCTTTTGCTTAGTGCCTCGAGCCTTCGGTTGCCGTTTCAGCCACTCCAGCTCCGTTCGTAAAAACGATTTACGTTTGACTTCCTCTTTTTCCTCTACGATCTGCATCTCTACTTTCTTTTCCAGATACAGATCATAGTTTCCCGGAAAAATTCTAAACGTCCCTCTCTCGATTTCGAGAATTCTTCCGGCGACTTCCTCCAGGAAATAACGATCATGGGTCACCAATAAAACGGCTTTTTTAGTCTCTTTCAAATAATCCTGTAACCATAGAATTGCATCTATGTCCAAATGATTGGTCGGCTCGTCCAGTACCAAAAGATTAGATTCTTCCGTTAAAGCCTGGGCCAAGGCGACTTTTTTTACCATTCCGCCGGATAACTCGCCCATTCTTCTTGAAAAATCAGGAATATTTAATTCTCTTAACAGATTCTTTAAATCCGATTCAAGCCCCCACGCTTCTTTCAAATCCATCTCCGCCATTGCTTCCTGATATTCTTTTTCAGCCTCGGTTCCCCCTTTTTCGAGCAAGATGCAGGCATTTTCGTATCGACGGATGGTCTCCATTAACGGACCGACTCCGGAGAGTATATGCTCTAAGATCGTGTAATTGGAATCGTAAGAAGGAAACTGCGGGAGGTAGGAAATTTTCAAAATCCGATTTCGGATTACTTTTCCCTGATCGGGTTCTTCCGTTCCTAAGAGAATACGCAGGAGTGTCGACTTCCCGGAGCCGTTAATTCCGAGAAGACCGGTTTTTTCCCCCTCGTCAATGCCGAAGCTGACGTCTCGAAATAGACTCTTTTCACCGATGGTTTTAGAGATGCGATCGACAGAAATTAAGTTCACTAACTCTACAAGCTTTCTATAGATACCGGGCAAGCAACCCTTTTACCGATCTATGTAAGATCGGGGAGCTCTATTCGATAATGAACGCCGGTGTCTGACGGGACCAAATTCCAATCCGCCTTAAGCTTTCCGAGCAACATTCCTACCAGTTGCAGACCGAGACTTTCCGATTCTTTGATATTGAACCCGGTAGGCAGGCCGATTCCGTCGTCCTTAACTTCGATAATTAAAGTTCTTGCGGTTCGGGCAATTCCTATATTGATATTTCCGGTTCTTTCTCCGGGAAAGGCATATTTCAAGCTGTTTGAAACAAGCTCGTTTAGCACCAGAGCTAATGGAATCGCAAAATCTAAATTTAATTTCAATTCATCCGATTCGACGGCGTATTTGACCTTACGACTCGCACCGAACGACTGAACCAGCGCAACTAAAAGATTATTAAGGTATTCCTGAAAATCCGCGTCCGCAATCGATTCGTTTTGATATAACTCTTTATGTATGAGCGCCATCGATTGAATACGTCGTTCGCATTCCTTAATAATCGAAACCAGTTTCGGATCGTCCGTAAATTCGGTTTGCAGGCTTAGTAGACTTGAAACGACCTGCAGATTATTTTTTACCCTATGGTGAATTTCCTTAAGCATCACTTCCTTATCAGTGAGCGACCTCCGTAAAGTTTCTTCGTATTGATAACGCTCGGTTACGTCACGAATAACCTGCGCGGCCCCTATTAAATTATGGCTAAAATCCCTGATAGAACTATAGTTTATTTCAAGAACGATATTTTCGTTCACTAGGCCGGAAATTCTTCGTTCGACCCTAAATACTTCTCCCCGTAAGGCGCGACTCCAATTTTCTATGATCGTATTCCGTTCTTTAGGATCGGTCAAAAAAACTTCGGAAATACGATCTCCTTCGCTGATCCTCTTTCCATAAAGTTTCCAGACCAAAAGTTCGAAAGAACTATTGCATGCCATCACCCGCATATCCATATCGACTGCACAAATAGAATCTTTTACGCCTTCAATTATTGCCCGAAGTCTATCATTGGCTAACATGATTTTTTTTCGCAATTCTTGCAGTTCTTGCTGTGCCTTTTTTCGTTCGGAGATATCCCGAAAAATGACCTGCATAAACTTACTGTCTCTCTGTTGAAATGCGATGCCGGTGACTTCGACCTGGATCTCGCTGCCGTCTTTCATGAGAAATTTCTCTTCGATGGGGGCCAACGGCATTTCAAATTTAAGAGCACGTAGCATTCTATCCGAAACCACTTTTTGAGAATCGGGATGAACGAAATCGAAAACCGATCTGCCTTCTATTTCCTCCAAGGATGAATATCCTAATATTCGCAAGCCCGCTTCATTCAAATAAAGTAATTTTCCTTCGGAATGGAGCCCGATTCCGTCAGGGCATACTTCCACCAATTTCCGATATTTTTCTTCGCTCGCTAACAAGGCGGTCTCCCAGACCGTTCTCAAAGTCACGTCCTTTAAAAAAATGACGGCTTCTTTTATCATACCTTCCTTCTGTAAAGGTGCGAACGAAACTTCCAATTCGGAATTCATTTCAGTCGGAAACAATCGACTAAAATGCCATTTTCCTTTTTCTCCGGCAAAGGCTTTCTCGAGTTGCGAATTGAATATCTCCCGGTGTTCCGGGGAAAGCAAAGAAGAAAGATTAATTCCTTTATGGAGAGATAATCCGAATTGGTTTTTGACTTCTTGTCTACCGGAGGAATTTACGTATTGAATGAGACCTATCTGATTTAATTGGATAACCCATTCGTCCGTACTATCCAATAAAATCTGAATATAGTCCAATTGGTCTCGAAGTATGATTTCATTTTTCTTTCGTAAAGTGATATCTTGAATGGACCCGTAAATTTGAATCACCCGGCGAGTTTCCGGATTTAGGATCGGTTTTCCATGATCACGAATCCAAAGTATCTCTCCTTTTTCGTTTAAAATTCTATATTCTTGAACTGACGGTTTTCCGGTGAGGAGAGTCTTGACCTTGTCGGAAACTAACCCCTTATCTTCGGGATGAACGTTTAATAAACGGTCGATCGGAAGCCTATTTTTTTTATTGAACGGTTTTTTTCCGAAGAACCGCCAAAAACTTTCATTCGCCCAACCGACTTGAAATTGATAATCATCCGATACATCCAAACGATAAATAAAATCGTAAGTGACTTCCGGTAAAAAGGAGCGCATCTCCTCGTAGGATTCTTTTCCAAAGAAACGTTTCGTAGACCAGTTTCGAAGCCAAGCAAACGTCATTTTAATTCCAAGAGAGCGTAAAAGCTTTCGCCCTTCCATTCTGGCCAGGTTACTAAATCCTCCCCTATTTCCTCGATTGATTTTTGCAACGCTTAGCGAATATGCACAATTTGAGGTGTAATATTCCATAGTTTAGACATTACTTAATTCTCGCAAAGGGGAAGATAACGGCGTCCTATATAGAAAGAATGTGTTCTATTCCAAATTGAA
This window encodes:
- a CDS encoding PAS domain-containing sensor histidine kinase — translated: MEYYTSNCAYSLSVAKINRGNRGGFSNLARMEGRKLLRSLGIKMTFAWLRNWSTKRFFGKESYEEMRSFLPEVTYDFIYRLDVSDDYQFQVGWANESFWRFFGKKPFNKKNRLPIDRLLNVHPEDKGLVSDKVKTLLTGKPSVQEYRILNEKGEILWIRDHGKPILNPETRRVIQIYGSIQDITLRKKNEIILRDQLDYIQILLDSTDEWVIQLNQIGLIQYVNSSGRQEVKNQFGLSLHKGINLSSLLSPEHREIFNSQLEKAFAGEKGKWHFSRLFPTEMNSELEVSFAPLQKEGMIKEAVIFLKDVTLRTVWETALLASEEKYRKLVEVCPDGIGLHSEGKLLYLNEAGLRILGYSSLEEIEGRSVFDFVHPDSQKVVSDRMLRALKFEMPLAPIEEKFLMKDGSEIQVEVTGIAFQQRDSKFMQVIFRDISERKKAQQELQELRKKIMLANDRLRAIIEGVKDSICAVDMDMRVMACNSSFELLVWKLYGKRISEGDRISEVFLTDPKERNTIIENWSRALRGEVFRVERRISGLVNENIVLEINYSSIRDFSHNLIGAAQVIRDVTERYQYEETLRRSLTDKEVMLKEIHHRVKNNLQVVSSLLSLQTEFTDDPKLVSIIKECERRIQSMALIHKELYQNESIADADFQEYLNNLLVALVQSFGASRKVKYAVESDELKLNLDFAIPLALVLNELVSNSLKYAFPGERTGNINIGIARTARTLIIEVKDDGIGLPTGFNIKESESLGLQLVGMLLGKLKADWNLVPSDTGVHYRIELPDLT